A genome region from Myroides fluvii includes the following:
- a CDS encoding outer membrane beta-barrel protein: MKKHNILLIFGLLIAGSYQAQAQYSRYYFNKHEVGVNAKAGLMKAYGSLPEQFSSDLKFNTALGLQYDYFLHRKWSAGIGLQYAMQTIDFNASNLSGKNPQVDSEQENFIFVYSGKSYKEEWKVNQIHIPLTVQYIGEGETALYARTGIQFSLVMSSKTTLSWNDFKTEGHFPQYNLILDKPTFAGFGSYESKEYQPDLDLKDRWSWIAEVGVRHSLKENQHLYVGAYFDLGLNNQKPTVSQPKEHLLGYTADPLEPIEYNSIQQRSSAVFKNYNFGIQLRYGLGL, encoded by the coding sequence ATGAAAAAACACAACATCCTTTTGATTTTTGGCTTGCTCATTGCAGGTTCTTACCAAGCACAAGCACAATACAGCCGTTATTATTTTAATAAACACGAAGTTGGCGTAAATGCTAAAGCGGGATTAATGAAAGCCTATGGTAGTTTACCAGAACAGTTTTCAAGTGATTTGAAGTTCAATACGGCCTTAGGTTTACAGTATGACTATTTCTTACACCGAAAATGGAGTGCTGGAATAGGCTTACAGTATGCCATGCAAACGATAGATTTTAATGCCTCAAATTTGAGTGGTAAAAATCCTCAAGTGGATTCAGAACAAGAGAATTTCATTTTTGTATATTCAGGGAAAAGCTACAAAGAAGAATGGAAAGTAAATCAGATCCATATTCCCTTAACTGTTCAATATATAGGAGAAGGAGAGACGGCTTTGTACGCCCGCACTGGGATACAATTTTCTTTAGTTATGAGTAGTAAAACTACACTTTCGTGGAATGACTTTAAAACAGAAGGCCATTTTCCACAATATAATCTAATTTTAGACAAGCCTACATTTGCTGGTTTTGGTTCTTACGAAAGCAAAGAATACCAACCCGATTTAGATCTCAAAGATCGTTGGTCTTGGATTGCAGAAGTTGGTGTACGACACAGTTTAAAAGAAAATCAACATCTCTATGTTGGTGCTTATTTTGACCTGGGATTAAACAACCAAAAACCAACGGTTAGTCAACCAAAAGAGCATTTGTTAGGTTATACAGCAGATCCCTTAGAACCCATTGAATACAACAGTATTCAGCAACGTTCTTCTGCGGTTTTCAAAAATTACAACTTTGGCATTCAACTGCGCTATGGATTAGGTTTATAA
- a CDS encoding lipocalin family protein, with amino-acid sequence MKKFFSIAALAVFAFGTIACSSDDNSSSSYKSDILGEWKEVKITYLDKDKNVIDEELAKNEDCGPDEVEFKTKEVNFRYSYKDFFTKDCITEIETNIYSISGNTITVELEEEGEKLSIKSQILEISKTKLVIEAKDQFEEFNDGTVYVRSEYSRK; translated from the coding sequence ATGAAAAAGTTTTTCTCAATCGCAGCATTAGCTGTATTTGCTTTTGGAACAATTGCTTGTTCTAGTGATGATAATTCATCTAGTTCATACAAAAGTGATATTTTAGGAGAATGGAAAGAAGTTAAGATTACGTATTTGGATAAAGATAAAAACGTGATCGATGAAGAACTAGCTAAAAATGAGGATTGTGGACCAGATGAAGTAGAGTTCAAAACGAAAGAAGTTAATTTTAGATATAGTTATAAGGATTTCTTTACTAAGGATTGTATAACTGAAATAGAGACTAATATCTACTCTATTTCTGGAAATACAATTACGGTTGAACTTGAAGAAGAAGGAGAAAAATTATCTATTAAATCTCAAATCCTCGAGATTTCTAAGACTAAATTAGTTATTGAAGCTAAAGATCAGTTTGAAGAATTCAACGATGGAACGGTCTATGTTAGAAGTGAATATAGCAGAAAATAA